A window from Pochonia chlamydosporia 170 chromosome Unknown PCv3seq00020, whole genome shotgun sequence encodes these proteins:
- a CDS encoding serine carboxypeptidase (similar to Metarhizium robertsii ARSEF 23 XP_007821955.1) — protein sequence MRISDLAFLFGAKLVASVGGSSASGAGLLAAYNGNVSTIQDSGKPAAVASYLQRTNPSGEPRNCQPKAKTADPSSLGVDNVKQFSGYLDDKAQDKHLFYWFFESRNDPAKDPVILWIEGGPGCSSMLGLFQQLGPARINGKLKPVPNPFSWNSRASIIFLDSPVNAGFSRSRQRVNSTEAAAKDVYKAMQVFFQQFPEYARQDFHVAGSSYSGHYVPAIAAEMLSHEDRNMNLKSAIIGDGITDALVQFQSYRPMACGEGGIAAVVNETVCQAMKEVEPKCRDQIQSCYDTADATTCSHALDVCNNALISPVADNGVNIYNLREQCSGNFTNFCSKSVPPITSWLNQRDVMKTLGVEGVDRWEVCSASIFSDFLGTGDWVKPLQQQVSKALEKIPVLVFAGDGDFICNWLGNRAWTEALEWPGRDAFSMAQTQRIRVTSGTNSGDYGEIKAADNFAFARIFDAGHFAILDQPEATLDLVNRWMAGEWTQR from the exons atgcgGATTTCCGACTTAGCTTTCCTTTTCGGCGCCAAATTGGTGGCCTCGGTCGGGGGCAGCTCTGCGTCCGGAGCCGGTCTCCTGGCTGCATACAACGGTAACGTCAGCACGATCCAAGACAGCGGAAAGCCTGCGGCTGTAGCTTCGTACCTCCAGCGCACAAATCCAAGCGGGGAGCCCCGGAATTGCCAACCGAAAGCAAAAACGGCGGACCCTTCCTCGCTGGGTGTCGACAATGTTAAGCAGTTCAGTGGCTATCTTGATGACAAGGCGCAGGACAAGCACCTATTTTATT GGTTCTTCGAGTCTCGTAACGATCCCGCCAAGGACCCCGTGATCCTATGGATCGAGGGAGGCCCCGGGTGTTCCTCCATGCTCGGcctcttccagcagctgGGTCCAGCTAGGATTAATGGGAAGCTCAAGCCGGTTCCTAATCCTTTCTCCTGGAATAGCCGCGCGTCTATAATTTTCCTCGACTCACCAGTGAATGCCGGATTCTCGCGCAGCCGCCAGCGAGTGAATTCTACGGAGGCAGCTGCAAAGGATGTCTACAAGGCTATGCAAGTTTTCTTCCAGCAATTCCCGGAGTACGCCAGGCAAGACTTCCATGTGGCTGGGAGTTCGTACTCGGGTCATTATGTCCCTGCCATCGCTGCCGAGATGCTTTCCCATGAAGACCGAAACATGAACCTCAAGAGCGCTATCATTGGAGATGGAATAACCGATGCCTTAGTTCAATTTCAATCTTATCGGCCCATGGCCTGTGGCGAGGGTGGTATTGCAGCAGTCGTTAACGAGACCGTCTGCCAGGCTATGAAAGAGGTGGAGCCAAAATGTCGAGACCAGATCCAGTCATGCTACGACACTGCTGATGCAACTACTTGTTCGCATGCGCTCGACGTCTGTAATAATGCCCTCATTTCTCCTGTGGCGGATAATGGGGTCAATATATATAACTTACGCGAGCAATGCAGTGGCAACTTCACAAACTTCTGCAGCAAGAGTGTGCCACCCATTACGAGCTGGCTCAACCAGAGGGACGTAATGAAAACGTTAGGTGTCGAGGGAGTCGATCGCTGGGAAGTTTGCAGTGCATCCATTTTTTCCGATTTCCTGGGGACAGGTGACTGGGTGAAGCCCCTCCAGCAACAGGTCTCCAAGGCCCTAGAGAAGATTCCGGTACTTGTGTTTGCTGGCGACGGGGATTTCATCTGCAACTGGCTCGGCAACCGGGCCTGGACCGAGGCACTCGAGTGGCCAGGTCGCGATGCCTTCAGCATGGCCCAGACTCAACGCATTCGTGTTACCTCAGGCACGAACAGCGGCGACTACGGCGAGATCAAGGCAGCGGACAACTTCGCCTTTGCTCGCATCTTTGACGCTGGCCATTTTGCGATCCTGGACCAGCCCGAAGCCACACTCGATCTTGTCAACCGATGGATGGCCGGTGAGTGGACGCAGCGCTGA
- a CDS encoding RNase H domain-containing protein, translating to MSQNFVSDQSFCAGLISEPPDLEMSAPLSESSDAEPGYDKPRKKRRLNPELSPNAQRFREHLARKHHVYVGKTSDSRQKISFASAIKNIFAKQAEKLEGRDTEQERQLQSAIQQSQLEEACVRLITEGYQAIVAHWADEETRQAECALISLREFKGGHGGEEQARVFLEVIDEYKLSNRIGFFTMDNASSNDKMLRYISERIADFHPVLRRVRCNGHIINLAVQSFLFSPKRSKRSQSQHEEDDAIELAITETRGLSEAEKQSKMTQEKLAEEWRKHGALGKLHNLNVWYRASTARYQEFTSKVGRAIPLDNETRWNSWAIEVAVALSKRKEISSWQEDHHSELGEDRLEFKDWQELQQVDEFLQPFLSATKGTEGEESSLDDMLMSMDFLIEHFKLQKEKHKNNPQMTTRILASWFKFDKYYQLTDDSPIYAAAVLLNPALRRAYLDSAWSHQTAYIEPAVEQAREMWTQSFKPMVTTTTEEALAAIKDPFQRFRAKATGFVSIKDEFDDFINANPHPIGSQSPLEWWLEPSRGALDPNLQQMAVTVFTIPPMSAGPERVFSGTRHTIAPERVRLGAKMVEMTECVKSWVHIRPGRARAVISGVFRNSQHADDALGVLQEDSHREEASEAEFQYVSIHHWQQQARTALRYATLDVAHPVARRLRRAQHEVDQNIHPTARSRTLQRHSRLLRTAACAGEVERPRLIPRRFNDNILTEVAGKRPPKETAVLKFQHWLQDKPAGYVVFSDGSKTERDTAGYGFAVFHNGRLVDWGSGQLGRREVFDAEIHGAVQGLQCAVLANSANEPITVCMDNTSVIDCIGTTAPNSSQAHFRAFQKLGDRYPYQISVKWCPGHSNIFGNSCF from the exons ATGTCGCAAAACTTTGTCTCAGATCAATCTTTCTGCGCCGGATTAATCTCAGAGCCTCCGGACCTTGAAATGTCAGCCCCACTCAGTGAATCGAGTGATGCAGAACCTGGCTATGACAAACCACGCAAAAAAAGACGTCTGAACCCAGAGTTATCGCCCAACGCCCAGCGATTTAGAGAACATCTAGCAAGGAAGCATCATGTGTACGTGGGCAAGACATCGGACAGCCGCCAGAAGATCTCCTTTGCAAGTGCGATCAAAAACATCTTCGCCAAACAAGCCGAAAAGCTGGAAGGAAGAGATACTGAGCAGGAGAGGCAGCTTCAAAGTGCCATTCAGCAGAGTCAGCTCGAGGAGGCTTGCGTGAGGCTCATCACG GAGGGATATCAGGCAATTGTTGCCCATTGGGCAGACGAAGAAACTAGGCAGGCGGAATGCGCTCTCATCTCACTGCGGGAGTTTAAGGGAGGGCATGGTGGCGAGGAGCAGGCGCGCGTGTTCCTCGAGGTCATTGACGAGTATAAACTTAGCAATCGAATCGGCTTCTTCACAATGGACAACGCTAGCTCGAACGATAAAATGCTACGGTATATCTCGGAGAGGATAGCCGACTTCCATCCCGTTTTGCGCAGGGTACGCTGTAATGGCCATATTATCAACCTGGCAGTACAAagctttctcttctcgccaaagAGGTCAAAgcgaagccaaagccagcatgaggaggacgacgcAATTGAATTGGCGATCACGGAGACTCGAGGGCTGTCCGAAGcagaaaagcaaagcaaaatgACACAAGAGAAGCTCGCAGAGGAGTGGCGGAAGCACGGCGCGCTAGGCAAGCTTCATAATCTTAACGTTTGGTATCGTGCTTCTACGGCTCGATATCAGGAGTTTACCAGCAAAGTTGGTAGGGCTATCCCCTTGGACAACGAAACacgctggaactcttggGCCATTGAGGTCGCAGTCGCACtgtcaaagagaaaggagatCAGTAGCTGGCAAGAGGACCATCACAGCGAATTAGGTGAAGACAGGCTGGAATTTAAAGACTggcaggagctgcagcaagtCGATGAGTTTCTCCAGCCATTTTTGAgcgccaccaaaggcacTGAGGGTGAGGAGAGTTCTTTGGATGATATGCTAATGTCTATGGACTTTTTGATTGAGCATTTCAAGTTACAGAAGGAAAAGCATAAGAATAACCCTCAGATGACGACTAGGATCTTGGCGTCATGGTTCAAGTTCGACAAGTATTACCAGCTAACCGATGACTCTCCAATTTATGCTGCCGCCGTCCTTCTCAATCCTGCCCTTCGTAGGGCATACCTAGACTCTGCATGGTCTCATCAAACGGCCTATATCGAGCCGGCAGTTGAACAAGCCAGAGAGATGTGGACGCAAAGCTTCAAACCCATGGTAACAACAACGACGGAAGAAGCTCTGGCAGCCATTAAAGATCCTTTTCAGCGGTTTCGAGCAAAGGCAACAGGCTTTGTTTCCATCAAAGACGAATTCGACGACTTCATCAAC GCAAATCCGCATCCAATTGGCTCTCAGTCTCCTTTAGAATGGTGGCTTGAACCATCTCGCGGAGCACTCGATCCAAACCTGCAACAAATGGCCGTAACAGTATTCACTATCCCACCGATGTCGGCAGGTCCAGAGAGGGTGTTTTCGGGCACACGGCATACAATTGCACCAGAACGCGTAAGGCTAGGCGCCAAGATGGTAGAAATGACAGAGTGCGTTAAGAGCTGGGTGCATATCAGGCCAGGCAGAGCTCGCGCGGTAATTTCTGGGGTGTTTCGCAACTCTCAACACGCGGATGACGCCCTTGGAGTGCTGCaagaagacagccacagagaaGAGGCTAGTGAAGCTGAG tttcaatacgtttctatccatcactggcaacaacaagcgCGCACGGCACTGAGATACGCCACGCTAGATGTTGCCCACCCGGTTGCTAGAAGGCTAAGACGAGCACAGCATGAAGTTGACCAGAACATCCACCCAACAGCACGTAGCCGAACCCTGCAGAGGCACAGTCGACTCCTCCGGACGGCGGCATGCGCAGGGGAGGTTGAACGACCAAGGCTCATCCCACGCCGCTTTAATGATAACATCTTGACCGAAGTTGCAGGGAAAAGACCGCCAAAAGAAACCGCAGTGCTGAAATTCCAGCACTGGCTCCAGGACAAACCCGCAGGATATGTCGTCTTTAGCGATGGCtccaagacagaaagagATACCGCAGGGTATGGATTCGCAGTTTTCCACAATGGACGCCTCGTTGACTGGggctctggccaacttggccgcaGAGAAGTCTTTGACGCAGAAATCCACGGCGCTGTACAAGGCCTCCAATGCGCTGTACTTGCCAACTCCGCCAACGAACCAATCACAGTCTGTATGGACAATACCTCTGTTATCGACTGCATAggaacaacagcaccaaacTCCTCACAGGCTCACTTTAGAGCCTTCCAGAAGTTAGGAGACAGATACCCATACCAGATATCTGTAAAATGGTGCCCAGGTCACAGTAACATCTTCGGAAATAGTTGTTTCTGA
- a CDS encoding ATP-dependent DNA helicase PIF1 (similar to Metarhizium robertsii ARSEF 23 XP_007816591.2): MEFDKYSGPVFLTTVDGRKIVPILPVERDFLIGTTPCTRTQFPLIVCYAITVHKSQSITEDVIVTDLSCRDFQTGLSYVAVSRVKTLQGLMLDGPFDRNHLFHESPPDGMKMKLRDQELRKRQVLTRNPYKVDHGSA, from the coding sequence ATGGAGTTTGACAAGTACAGCGGTCCAGTGTTCCTGACCACCGTTGATGGCAGGAAGATTGTCCCGATTCTCCCAGTAGAGAGGGACTTCCTCATCGGAACCACTCCCTGCACTCGCACGCAGTTTCCCCTGATCGTATGCTACGCTATTACTGTTCACAAGTCGCAAAGCATCACTGAAGATGTGATCGTTACAGATCTCTCCTGCCGGGACTTTCAGACCGGTTTGAGCTATGTAGCTGTCTCTCGAGTGAAAACGCTCCAGGGCCTAATGCTGGATGGGCCATTTGATCGTAATCACCTGTTTCATGAGTCTCCTCCAGAtggtatgaagatgaagctgcggGACCAAGAGCTAAGGAAACGGCAGGTTCTTACACGGAATCCCTACAAGGTAGACCACGGTTCTGCATAA
- a CDS encoding tyrosinase (similar to Verticillium dahliae VdLs.17 XP_009652697.1), with amino-acid sequence MLSKLTLLTLCVTSVLAARVPVTGAEVTNSGTPLRRNVDELSNSGAPWDLFILALNAMNDADVQNDTSFFQIAGIHGWPYKEWNDAGSENSTDSAGYCPHNENIFVAWHRPYMALFEQELVRQARLIADMYPEPNRQEYRAAAENLRLPFWDWGFDSHVPNATVPKTVIVQAPGGKTNVSNPLATYKFPNDDRPPRSGNLSNIQTERCKYGNGYPEEANKLLRQWVNKQNIYDLFSKSKNFGEFASTVTNGGSLEGIHGTIHRHAACYQHFATIRFSAFDPLFLLHHANVDRLWAYWEAIHPESAIFNDTYVTTGSRFSTPRGTKITPDSPLKPFFQKDGTTFHTTKSVASIKTFGYSYEDIDSGEDAVNTLINRLYGQKIGSASHSLRVRGQTPTTRYFVQIQLEKGQVELPCQVNLYLRGMPAGSIVAMEQPRDGILHGGFTIDEAIQAGGFGSLSVDSIVESVQSSIEVDITKGDGSRIAVSSVSSLKIELEDVVVTPPASDKELSKFGTPRLRTVDVKERSEGASIGPL; translated from the exons ATGCTGTCCAAACTTACCTTGTTAACGCTCTGCGTTACATCTGTCCTCGCGGCTCGTGTTCCAGTCACGGGAGCCGAAGTGACGAATTCAGGCACACCACTGAGGCGTAACGTTGACGAACTTTCGAATTCTGGAGCCCCATG GGACCTCTTCATCCTTGCGCTGAACGCAATGAATGATGCAGATGTTCAGAACGATACGTCATTCTTCCAAATTGCTG GGATCCACGGCTGGCCATATAAGGAGTGGAACGATGCTGGGTCCGAGAACAGCACAGATTCGGCTGGATATTGCCCCCACAAT GAGAACATATTTGTTGCTTGGCACCGACCATACATGGCACTCTTTGAG caagagcttGTCCGTCAAGCGAGACTGATTGCGGATATGTATCCCGAGCCAAACCGTCAGGAGTATCGTGCGGCGGCGGAAAATCTGCGTCTTCCATTTTGGGATTGGGGATTCGACTCCCATGTTCCGAATGCTACTGTTCCGAAGACTGTCATTGTCCAAGCTCCTGGAGGAAAAACGAATGTCAGCAATCCGTTGGCAACTTATAAGTTTCCCAACGATGATCGTCCGCCAAGATCGGGAAACTTAAGCAATATCCAGACTGAGCGATGCAAGTACGGTAACGGGTACCCAGAGGAGGCAAACAAGTTGCTCCGGCAATGGGTGAACAAGCAAAATATT TACGACCTCTTCAGCAAATCCAAAAATTTTGGTGAATTCGCCTCCACAGTAACCAATGGAGGTAGTCTCGAAGGAATTCATGGTACCATTCATAGACATGCTGCTTGTTACCAGCATTTCGCCACTATTAGATTCTCTGCATTTGACCCTCTATT CTTGCTTCATCATGCAAACGTTGATCGGCTATGGGCTTACTGGGAAGCCATCCACCCTGAATCAGCAATATTCAATGACACGTATGTTACTACTGGGTCGCGCTTCTCAACCCCCAGAGGAACAAAGATCACGCCAGATTCTCCCCTCAAACCGTTCTTCCAAAAAGACGGAACCACGTTTCATACTACGAAATCGGTTGCAAGCATCAAGACCTTTGGATACTCGTACGAAGATATCGACTCCGGTGAGGATGCTGTTAACACCCTCATCAACCGGCTATATGGCCAAAAAATTGGTTCTGCATCTCACTCGTTGCGTGTGAGAGGGCAGACCCCAACAACGCGTTACTTTGTCCAAATTCAGCTGGAGAAAGGACAAGTAGAGCTACCATGTCAGGTCAATTTATACCTGCGAGGAATGCCGGCTGGTAGCATAGTTGCTATGGAGCAGCCAAGGGACGGAATTTTGCACGGAGGGTTCACCATCGACGAAGCCATACAGGCTGGTGGGTTTGGTTCACTGTCCGTCGATTCGATAGTAGAGTCCGTCCAGTCATCCATTGAAGTGGATATTACCAAG GGAGACGGAAGTAGAATCGCTGTTAGTTCTGTATCGAGCCTGAAAATTGAGTTGGAGGATGTAGTCGTCACGCCGCCTGCATCCGATAAGGAGTTATCCAAGTTCGGTACACCAAGGCTTCGTACTGTTGATGTGAAGGAACGTTCTGAAGGGGCATCGATAGGGCCGCTTTGA
- a CDS encoding zinc finger protein (similar to Metarhizium acridum CQMa 102 XP_007813575.1) has product MLFQNQRLMDELRACQSYNRNLHAQLQNSEAQTEWLIKENEAIRSQNAYIFVTIDGNGLLFRDEWIKKGAEGGRMAAKVLQGAIIAQCGEHSDVEVIAKVVTNIDGLAKTLGRDVSHLRDFALGFTQGGSSFDFVDVDYREGCLSSQITGTWHFRSSGQRNNLHILMGISHDPSYATFLNEVSQDEFCRSRMTMVEGTSTVPELIATNIPSLDLGKQLFCGDTYLSEKNPYDSRRRSWATGLQPAIPETSIAPVNKPSCSSSYADAAKSGSPPREISFLATPKPIASRVSKRHNLDSPSEQVEWNPGPRELDAPIQARVLAMDSRKDPKKLCNVHFLRGPCTKGNRCPFVHDYSPSSEEINAIALLARQWLCKDGQDCKFDECIYGHHCPSIRDNMCMYPYCKFPAESHPPGTKV; this is encoded by the exons ATGTTATTCCAGAACCAACGGCTCATGGACGAATTACGGGCATGTCAAAGCTACAACCGGAACTTGCATGCTCAGCTACAGAACAGCGAAGCTCAAACGGAGTGGCTCATCAAGGAGAATGAAGCAATACGG AGTCAGAATGCCTATATCTTTGTCACGATTGACGgaaatggcttgctg TTCCGCGATGAATGGATCAAGAAAGGCGCTGAAGGCGGCAGGATGGCTGCAAAAGTTCTCCAAGGGGCTATTATCGCGCAGTGCGGCGAACATTCTGACGTCGAAGTAATTGCAAAAGTGGTAACAAACATTGACGGTCTGGCCAAGACTTTGGGCCGTGACGTGTCCCATTTGAGGGACTTCGCTTTGGGATTTACCCAAGGCGGGTCTAgttttgactttgttgatgttgactaTCGCGAGGGTTGTTTGTCATCTCAGATCACGGGTACGTGGCATTTCCGGAGTAGTGGGCAACGTAACAATTT ACACATTCTCATGGGCATCTCGCATGACCCTTCATACGCTACTTTCCTCAACGAGGTCTCCCAAGATGAATTCTGCCGCAGTCGTATGACCATGGTCGAGGGCACCTCCACCGTTCCCGAGCTAATCGCCACCAACATTCCCAGCCTCGACCTTGGAAAACAACTCTTCTGTGGGGACACATACCTATCTGAGAAAAATCCATATGATTCACGTCGTAGATCATGGGCCACAGGCCTTCAACCTGCCATCCCTGAGACCAGCATTGCACCAGTCAACAAGCCCagttgttcatcatcataTGCGGACGCAGCCAAAAGTGGCAGTCCTCCGCGTGAAATTTCATTTCTAGCAACTCCAAAGCCCATCGCTTCTCGGGTTTCTAAGCGACACAACCTTGATAGTCCTTCTGAGCAGGTCGAGTGGAACCCTGGACCTCGTGAGTTGGATGCGCCCATTCAGGCTCGTGTACTCGCAATGGACAGCAGGAAAGACCCAAAAAAACTCTGCAATGTTCACTTCTTGCGAGGACCCTGCACAAAGGGCAACCGATGCCCTTTTGTGCATGATTATTCGCCCAGCAGTGAGGAAATTAATGCAATTGCCTTATTGGCTCGCCAGTGGCTATGCAAAGATGGACAGGACTGTAAATTTGATGAATGCATTTATGGGCATCAT TGCCCTAGCATCCGTGATAATATGTGTATGTACCCCTACTGCAAATTCCCTGCAGAAAGTCATCCCCCTGGGACCAAAGTTTAA
- a CDS encoding transposase (similar to Metarhizium robertsii ARSEF 23 XP_007816601.1): MVARFEPQYGLDEMEGLAPYFISNGVEFYPGVQGVALISSWCARKSATAAQSSPEGQRWELTPFDPELHYGAGDDNALYNIFATWPDNFFSSLPKPHGNRGIDEPYLELRQSQIFLDDCFRGKGTRRCCTTTIPCPDKLDRERMRQQVQLEEVNTYITPKALFRSALDLAREQAKLDSSLANALARHRRTSDLRRATCENPSASPSLIQRRDRQEHQERDDNSDTGSSTQSQSNTILNPPIPGPLTSSIQALQSQVNNFAKENGFGVVRRNGSGSSVRKTRYVFECDRYGQPRPSRGAGLRQKRSRKCGCKWKVVGEALEENNYMWTLREFADLQHSKHNHGQSMSLSAHPIHRRLSDSVKATVEAISRRVGIRARDIRGVVKEKHPGTVYTRKDIYNARALLRREKLDGLSPTAALIKLFDERSIPYIVKWSDAEPDRLLPLFQVTGQTCLKSVYNAAFGLIDNERREGFQFLAEGPRQLIVEHEIQSPDVIITDYDKQMKVALDIQFPGSQQQICIHHVISNVLLNAKRRWKDAEEEGDGCGHNSSDSERSQAALTSRDMEAVRAVGKDGSPPLRTDHTSPVPHNYRGVLELWKLVVFEQTKDDYEKAWARLCDEFNDQQIILMYLYNTYLPVSAQWAHCFIKKYRNFGVRVTSGTEASNNNVKSYLLNGMSNLYGLVEAIEGMLADQQQDFLDNCSQDEVLDCNAFIFDKPETPRNMTVCMIRSKGGWELFS, translated from the exons ATGGTAGCTCGATTCGAACCGCAGTATGGACTCGATGAAATGGAAGGATTGGCCCCGTACTTCATATCCAACGGCGTTGAGTTTTATCCGGGAGTGCAGGGGGTTGCTCTCATTTCATCCTGGTGTGCACGCAAATCCGC CACAGCTGCCCAGTCGTCCCCTGAGGGCCAAAGGTGGGAGCTCACACCATTCGACCCCGAACTTCACTACGGCGCTGGAGACGATAATGCCTTGTATAATATTTTTGCGACATGGCCAGATaacttcttcagcagccttcCCAAGCCTCATGGCAACCGCGGTATCGATGAGCCTTATTTAGAATTGAGACAATCCCAAATATTCTTGGACGACTGCTTCCGCGGCAAGGGTACTCGGCGCTGCTGCACAACAACGATTCCCTGTCCAGATAAGCTGGACAGAGAGCGTATGCGCCAGCAAGTCCAATTGGAGGAAGTCAATACTTACATAACACCCAAAGCCCTCTTTCGGTCTGCTCTAGACCTCGCACGCGAGCAAGCAAAGCTTGACTCCTCATTGGCAAACGCTTTGGCTAGGCATCGTCGGACATCTGATCTGCGGAGGGCTACTTGTGAGAACCCAAGTGCATCACCCTCATTGATACAAAGGCGAGACCGACAGGAACATCAAGAACGTGACGACAACTCAGACACAGGCTCTAGTACTCAAAGTCAGTCTAACACCATTCTCAACCCGCCGATTCCTGGTCCCCTCACTTCATCAATACAGGCTCTCCAGTCCCAAGTCAACAactttgcaaaggaaaaCGGATTTGGAGTGGTCAGACGGAACGGCTCGGGTAGTAGTGTACGGAAAACCCGGTACGTATTTGAGTGTGATCGGTATGGCCAGCCGCGCCCATCCAGAGGGGCAGGGCTTCGCCAGAAGCGCTCTCGGAAATGCGGTTGCAAGTGGAAGGTTGTGGGGGAAGCGTTAGAAGAGAACAATTATATGTGGACTCTGCGGGAGTTTGCCGACCTTCAGCACAGTAAACACAATCATGGACAGAGTATGAGTCTCTCAGCTCATCCAATTCACCGGAGGCTAAGCGACTCTGTCAAGGCAACGGTTGAAGCTATTAGCCGGCGAGTCGGCATACGGGCCCGCGATATACGTGGCGTTGTCAAAGAAAAACACCCCGGCACCGTCTATACGCGTAAGGACATCTATAACGCTAGGGCGCTCTTGCGCCGCGAGAAGCTTGACGGGTTGAGCccaacagccgccttgaTTAAGCTCTTCGATGAGAGAAGCATCCCATATATTGTCAAATGGTCAGACGCAGAGCCTGACCGCCTT CTGCCCCTCTTCCAGGTGACGGGGCAGACCTGTCTCAAATCTGTCTACAACGCCGCTTTCGGATTGATCGATAATGAGAGACGGGAAGGTTTCCAATTCCTCGCTGAGGGACCCAGACAGCTAATTGTGGAGCATGAAATCCAGTCACCGGACGTGATCATCACGGACTATGATAAGCAGATGAAGGTTGCATTAGATATCCAGTTCCCcggcagccaacagcaaattTGCATCCACCATGTCATCTCAAACGttcttctcaatgccaaaCGAAGGTGGAAGGacgcagaggaggagggtgacGGCTGTGGACATAACAGTTCCGACAGTGAACGGTCACAGGCGGCACTAACCTCGAGAGATATGGAAGCTGTGCGAGCTGTAGGGAAAGACGGCAGCCCGCCGTTGCGGACTGACCACACCTCACCTGTGCCACACAACTATCGCGGAGTCCTTGAATTATGGAAGCTCGTGGTCTTCGAACAGACTAAAGATGATTACGAGAAGGCCTGGGCGCGTTTATGCGATGAGTTCAATGACCAGCAGATAATTCTGATGTACCTTTACAATACTTACTTGCCTGTAAGTGCGCAATGGGCTCATTGCTTTATCAAGAAGTACCGCAATTTCGGGGTTCGGGTGACTTCTGGCACGGAGgcgagcaacaacaatgtcaagagtTATCTGCTCAACGGCATGAGCAATTTATACGGACTTGTCGAAGCGATCGAGGGCATGTTGGCTGATCAGCAGCAGGATTTCCTTGACAACTGCTCGCAAGACGAAGTCCTGGATTGCAATGCATTCATATTTGACAAACCGGAAACGCCGCGGAATATGACTGTTTGCATGATAAGAAGCAAAGGGGGTTGGGAGTTATTCAGCTAG